From the genome of Chitinophagaceae bacterium, one region includes:
- a CDS encoding ComF family protein — MNNVQEYLSDFISLFYPQLCGSCGHSLQKGEDVICTFCRHYLPKTYFHLERNNAIEKHFWGRVNITRAAACYFFQKGSRVQHLVHQLKYKGKTEVGVAIGKIYGHDLLQSVDFRTVDLIVPVPLHKSKELLRSYNQADLFSEGLSTAMTKPWSKHALQRISATETQTHKSRFERWQNVGTVFKVSDPDLLAGKHVLLADDVITTGSTLEACAQIILAIPDTKVSIATIACAVK; from the coding sequence ATGAATAATGTTCAGGAGTATCTCTCCGATTTTATTTCGCTCTTCTATCCTCAGTTGTGTGGTTCCTGCGGGCATTCGCTTCAAAAAGGAGAAGACGTGATCTGCACCTTCTGCAGGCATTACCTTCCTAAAACATATTTTCACCTGGAAAGGAACAATGCCATAGAAAAACATTTCTGGGGAAGGGTGAATATTACGAGGGCCGCTGCCTGTTATTTTTTTCAAAAAGGCAGCCGTGTTCAGCACCTTGTTCACCAATTGAAATACAAAGGAAAAACAGAAGTGGGTGTTGCCATCGGAAAAATTTATGGTCATGACCTGCTTCAGTCTGTTGACTTCCGCACCGTTGATTTGATCGTGCCGGTTCCTTTGCACAAATCGAAAGAGCTGCTCCGTTCTTACAACCAGGCAGATCTTTTCAGTGAAGGCCTTTCAACAGCAATGACGAAGCCGTGGAGCAAACATGCTTTGCAAAGAATTTCGGCTACCGAAACCCAGACCCATAAATCAAGATTTGAAAGATGGCAGAATGTTGGTACAGTATTTAAAGTCTCTGATCCTGATCTATTGGCAGGCAAGCATGTGCTGCTTGCTGATGATGTAATTACTACAGGTTCAACACTCGAAGCTTGCGCGCAAATAATATTAGCCATTCCCGATACAAAAGTTAGCATTGCAACGATTGCATGTGCTGTGAAATGA
- the murB gene encoding UDP-N-acetylmuramate dehydrogenase → MKIETNKSLQSYNTFGIAVTAKYFAEITSTEEFKALVSDPEFKNENKLILGGGSNILFTKNFDGLVIKNSIAGINVVKEDIYHTWVKAGAGEPWHPLVLFCVAHNLAGIENLSLIPGCVGAGPMQNIGAYGVEIKDTCEEVEAMNMLTGEKRIFSNADCEFGYRESVFKHKLKDQFLITAVTLRLNKIFKPHINYGDIKRTLEEMRVNEITIKAVSDAVIKIRSTKLPDPKVIGNAGSFFKNPVVSKKQFNALIAKNPLMPNYPQKGGEMKIPAGWLIEQCGWKGKVVGHTGAHKSQALVLVNYGDATGDEIYNLALDIQKSVLEKFGIEITPEVNLI, encoded by the coding sequence ATGAAAATTGAAACGAATAAATCCCTGCAGTCCTATAACACTTTTGGCATCGCAGTTACTGCAAAATATTTTGCCGAAATAACATCAACAGAAGAATTTAAGGCGCTGGTTTCCGATCCGGAGTTTAAAAATGAAAACAAGTTAATTCTGGGCGGCGGCAGTAATATTCTTTTCACCAAAAACTTTGACGGCCTGGTGATCAAAAATTCCATTGCCGGAATTAATGTGGTGAAGGAAGATATTTATCACACCTGGGTGAAAGCAGGAGCGGGCGAGCCCTGGCATCCTCTGGTTCTGTTTTGTGTGGCACATAACCTGGCAGGCATTGAAAATCTTTCTTTGATTCCTGGATGTGTAGGCGCAGGTCCCATGCAAAATATTGGCGCGTATGGAGTTGAAATTAAGGACACCTGCGAAGAAGTGGAAGCAATGAATATGCTAACCGGTGAGAAGAGGATTTTCTCAAATGCTGACTGCGAATTTGGCTACCGGGAAAGTGTTTTTAAGCATAAGCTGAAAGATCAATTCCTGATAACAGCGGTTACTTTGAGGCTCAATAAAATTTTTAAACCGCATATCAACTATGGTGATATCAAGCGCACATTAGAAGAAATGCGGGTGAATGAAATCACTATTAAAGCGGTAAGCGACGCGGTGATAAAAATCAGAAGCACAAAATTACCTGATCCGAAAGTGATTGGCAACGCCGGAAGTTTTTTTAAGAATCCGGTTGTCAGTAAAAAGCAGTTCAACGCATTGATTGCAAAAAATCCGTTAATGCCCAACTACCCGCAAAAGGGCGGAGAGATGAAAATCCCTGCAGGCTGGTTGATTGAGCAATGCGGATGGAAAGGAAAAGTGGTGGGTCATACAGGAGCACATAAATCACAGGCATTGGTATTGGTGAACTATGGCGATGCAACCGGAGATGAGATTTATAACCTTGCATTGGATATTCAAAAATCGGTGCTCGAAAAATTCGGTATTGAGATTACACCGGAAGTAAACCTCATTTAA
- a CDS encoding amidinotransferase has product MVRPAHFGFNTETASTNIFQHASAANGDTIHEKALKEFDDFVQLLRSNKIYVIVLQDPGNPVTPDSIFPNNWISFQDGNMVLYPMLAPNRRLERRSNWISLLKDVFHLNQSIDFSGYEKQNQFLEGTGSLVLDRINRKAYANLSSRTHKKPLQDFIGKLEFDPVYFIATDKSGNEIYHTNVLMAIGEKTAVVCDEIIKDEAERKNLLRQLSAHHEIVTITYEQLLQFAGNMLLVKNRDREKFWVMSDQAFQSLKDSQADILKKDGRLLHAPLGTIESIGGGSARCMLAEIF; this is encoded by the coding sequence ATGGTGCGGCCGGCACATTTCGGCTTTAATACTGAAACGGCCTCCACCAATATATTTCAGCATGCGTCAGCAGCAAATGGTGATACCATTCATGAAAAAGCACTCAAAGAATTTGATGATTTTGTTCAGCTCCTTAGAAGCAACAAAATTTATGTGATCGTATTACAGGACCCCGGCAATCCTGTTACGCCGGATTCCATTTTCCCCAATAACTGGATTTCATTTCAGGACGGCAATATGGTATTGTATCCGATGCTTGCGCCAAACAGAAGGTTGGAGCGACGAAGCAATTGGATCAGCTTATTAAAAGATGTATTTCATTTGAACCAGTCGATTGATTTTTCCGGATACGAAAAACAAAATCAGTTTTTGGAAGGCACCGGAAGCTTAGTGCTCGATCGCATAAATCGTAAGGCGTATGCAAATCTTTCCTCACGTACCCATAAAAAACCGCTACAGGATTTTATAGGGAAACTTGAGTTTGACCCGGTATACTTTATTGCAACTGATAAAAGCGGAAATGAAATTTATCATACCAATGTATTGATGGCCATCGGCGAAAAAACGGCTGTTGTGTGCGACGAGATTATTAAGGACGAAGCAGAAAGAAAAAATCTCCTCCGGCAATTGTCAGCCCATCATGAAATTGTTACCATCACCTATGAACAGTTGCTGCAATTCGCCGGAAACATGCTGCTCGTGAAGAACCGTGACCGTGAAAAATTCTGGGTGATGAGTGACCAGGCCTTTCAATCATTGAAGGATTCACAAGCAGACATTCTTAAAAAAGACGGAAGATTACTTCATGCGCCACTTGGCACGATTGAAAGTATCGGTGGAGGAAGTGCACGTTGTATGTTAGCCGAAATATTTTGA
- a CDS encoding T9SS type A sorting domain-containing protein, with protein MNPHFTLRPLGYLAMPLLMLLLQEMPVMGQTYTTKLSNRRSIQSDWAGIGSQNSTRDGMYISHPKMLTNAPAMNSKVIRFPSGGNANWWDWKTGWFVNDPNSPNHKPNEAPEYNTLENFKKLLDATGAVPLFVVNMISSTLDYQLEMLHYADSLGMAIKYIELGNEFYLDEDEDSAYIYSIFPNAQVYGTVASKWIDSIHAHFPNAKVAAQGAFNRNNQERRVTWDEDLVKTLEGEDAITYHEYYSSSGNEGSTGTGDGKYTVKDIPEFLYRPFKAWNILSAEDLPTVRPGKEVWITEFNMQDFNVPVHGSWGHALFVATQTLHFLESEKITNVNFHTVCGSAGYGGYFTDNAGFKFKSGGSFQQPPKPPITTAWDLTASGNAIQLINETVNGMKYASQLSFEGVPMVSAVDKDDTVSYPALYGWQFSNNNSSAAVLVNLTATDIKISTADVFKGGGSYTSISADPLDYIANDGDVLHKSATLPANFTVKAYGIIKITSSYVPDAPPSAFVTAAGSTTFCQGDSVNLMSENDHYAYLWSTGETTKKIWAKNSGNYWLRVWDKKEGYWASDTIALTVNPKPATPIIKNTGKDAFCIGSSTELTLKDIDPNVTYLWSTGVTSTLLTVTNPGTYYVTESDQNGCSSVSDGITITVNPLPQPVISADGPLTFCDGQSVQLDAGSVYPTCIWSTGKNGHLLTVTNPGSYNATVTDINGCSKASPYVNVVVNPLPSVNVTTNGPTVFCEGNSATFLGANSGYPHYQWVKGSKDIENATSKNYYPLSTGNYKVTITDINNCVNQSPEKDITVNTKPKAKVTLTGSKNICNGATRTLSAYVGNGYLYQWIKNDINIPGATQSIYIVSTAGDYKCRVTNLNGCTEDSKVTTFTSDCKESDLASYESERESTITIYPNPAYNIIHINAVFSSEAPLAHLTISNLLGVELYSDQQPLNGVQYNNDLKLPDTFTNGTYLLSVNNGSQVIFSKFIVAGKR; from the coding sequence ATGAACCCACATTTTACACTTCGCCCTCTTGGCTATTTGGCCATGCCCTTATTGATGCTCCTGTTGCAGGAAATGCCGGTAATGGGACAAACGTACACTACTAAATTATCGAACCGCAGATCCATCCAGTCAGACTGGGCCGGTATCGGAAGTCAGAACAGCACCCGTGATGGCATGTACATCAGCCATCCTAAAATGCTTACAAACGCGCCGGCGATGAATTCAAAGGTGATTCGTTTTCCTTCCGGCGGAAATGCCAACTGGTGGGATTGGAAAACCGGATGGTTTGTAAACGATCCTAATTCACCGAACCATAAGCCCAATGAAGCTCCTGAATACAATACACTGGAAAATTTCAAGAAATTATTAGATGCCACGGGTGCTGTTCCCCTATTTGTGGTTAATATGATCAGTTCAACACTGGATTATCAGTTGGAAATGCTGCACTATGCAGATTCCCTCGGAATGGCCATAAAATACATTGAATTAGGTAATGAGTTTTACCTTGATGAAGATGAAGATTCCGCTTATATCTATTCGATTTTCCCGAATGCTCAGGTCTATGGAACAGTCGCTTCAAAGTGGATTGATTCCATTCATGCTCATTTCCCGAATGCAAAAGTGGCAGCGCAAGGAGCTTTTAACCGTAACAATCAGGAACGAAGAGTTACGTGGGATGAAGATCTGGTGAAAACGCTGGAAGGTGAAGATGCTATTACCTATCATGAATATTATTCCTCATCCGGAAATGAAGGTAGTACGGGTACTGGGGATGGAAAATACACAGTGAAGGATATTCCTGAATTTCTTTACCGTCCATTTAAGGCATGGAATATTTTGTCTGCTGAAGACCTGCCAACAGTTCGGCCGGGAAAAGAAGTGTGGATCACAGAATTTAATATGCAGGATTTTAATGTTCCTGTACATGGTTCATGGGGACATGCATTATTTGTTGCCACGCAAACGCTGCACTTTCTGGAAAGTGAAAAAATTACCAATGTAAATTTTCATACCGTTTGCGGCAGCGCAGGTTACGGCGGTTATTTCACAGATAATGCAGGATTTAAGTTTAAGTCAGGAGGAAGTTTTCAACAACCGCCCAAACCACCTATCACTACGGCGTGGGATCTTACTGCTTCGGGTAATGCTATTCAATTGATCAATGAAACAGTAAATGGAATGAAGTATGCTTCGCAACTAAGTTTTGAGGGGGTACCTATGGTTTCAGCAGTGGATAAAGATGATACGGTAAGTTATCCGGCACTTTATGGCTGGCAGTTTTCCAATAATAATTCTTCAGCCGCTGTGCTGGTAAATCTCACCGCCACCGACATTAAGATTAGTACAGCGGATGTTTTTAAAGGTGGTGGAAGTTATACCTCTATTTCTGCCGATCCGCTTGATTACATTGCGAATGATGGTGACGTATTGCACAAAAGCGCCACGCTTCCAGCAAATTTTACTGTTAAAGCATATGGAATTATAAAGATCACTTCCAGTTACGTGCCTGATGCTCCGCCTTCAGCCTTCGTAACAGCTGCAGGTTCTACTACTTTTTGCCAGGGTGATAGTGTAAATCTGATGTCAGAAAATGATCATTATGCTTATCTCTGGTCAACCGGAGAAACCACGAAAAAGATATGGGCAAAAAACAGCGGTAACTATTGGTTGCGTGTGTGGGATAAAAAAGAAGGTTACTGGGCGTCCGATACCATCGCTTTAACTGTGAATCCAAAACCTGCAACTCCTATAATCAAGAATACCGGCAAAGATGCATTCTGTATTGGTTCGAGCACAGAACTTACCTTGAAAGACATTGATCCTAATGTTACCTACTTGTGGTCTACCGGTGTTACGAGTACTTTGCTGACGGTTACAAATCCCGGAACATATTACGTAACTGAATCTGATCAGAATGGCTGTTCATCGGTTTCTGATGGCATTACGATTACCGTTAATCCTTTACCGCAGCCGGTAATTTCCGCCGATGGTCCTCTCACTTTTTGCGACGGCCAATCTGTGCAACTTGATGCCGGCTCAGTTTATCCAACGTGCATATGGTCTACCGGTAAAAATGGCCACCTGCTTACAGTTACTAATCCAGGATCTTACAATGCGACTGTTACTGATATCAATGGTTGTAGTAAGGCTTCACCATATGTTAATGTAGTTGTTAATCCCCTTCCCTCAGTCAATGTCACTACTAACGGACCTACTGTTTTTTGTGAGGGTAACTCCGCTACATTTCTAGGGGCTAATTCAGGATATCCGCATTATCAATGGGTAAAAGGATCAAAAGATATCGAAAATGCAACCAGCAAAAACTATTACCCTCTGTCAACGGGTAATTACAAGGTTACCATAACTGATATCAACAATTGCGTTAACCAATCTCCCGAAAAAGACATTACCGTTAATACCAAGCCGAAAGCAAAAGTAACTTTAACAGGCTCCAAAAACATTTGCAATGGTGCAACCCGTACGCTGTCAGCCTATGTTGGAAACGGCTATTTATACCAATGGATTAAAAATGACATAAATATTCCGGGCGCAACACAAAGTATTTATATAGTCAGCACTGCGGGAGATTATAAGTGCAGGGTTACCAACCTGAATGGTTGCACCGAAGATTCAAAAGTGACCACTTTTACAAGCGATTGTAAAGAATCAGATCTTGCAAGTTATGAATCTGAGAGGGAGAGCACAATCACGATCTATCCCAATCCGGCGTACAACATCATTCACATTAACGCAGTTTTTTCTTCGGAAGCACCGCTTGCTCATCTTACAATCAGTAACCTGCTTGGGGTTGAATTGTATTCCGATCAGCAACCTCTTAACGGAGTGCAATACAATAATGATTTAAAACTTCCGGACACTTTTACCAATGGAACTTATTTACTGTCTGTCAACAATGGCAGTCAGGTGATTTTTTCGAAGTTTATTGTCGCCGGCAAGCGATAA
- a CDS encoding AAA family ATPase: protein MPKNSSATNYKFRDLKVFGPADPLAEGKRKYQQVLEETATTYVYAELSLFNKKFDEEEWNIKVNLKAFHSNGKEICDLKVDRIVKTDENIVYIREGWGNPAPGSFWKKEQYYWEAWVDGMLVGSKTFYVANSGRVTNDSNPYLNIQSVKLYEGPNNGLAVTERKYFSKFNKDETRFVWAEVVIQNLLPDVNWPCEIHFDFYNDARQLKGQCIEFFFMNPDSNRQYTLTTGWGSDVKGTWYPGNFTLEIIFMDHLIGVVPFTVGEAAEEGEVSILNTPQYQITAPNQSTESIETLDQVIKILDDLIGLSTIKTKIHEYLRYLEFTKLRAEKGLATDDKLNLHSVFTGNPGTGKTTVARLLSRIYAKMGLLSKGHLVEVDRADLVAEYIGQTAPRTKEVINRARGGVLFIDEAYALARKSDDSKDFGKEVIEILLKEISDGKGDIAIIVAGYPEEMHTFLDSNPGLKSRFSQVFEFPDYLPQELDAIAEFALKERNLIFSQDAKKYLYEKLVEAYRNRDRSFGNARLVNGWIDEAKLNMGLRVMRHKDPKSLNKESFTTLEMEDFRKIFASRDRELPDIPIDEFLLKDALQELNALVGMNDIKNEINEMVKLVRFYREEGKDVLSRFSLHSIFMGNPGTGKTTVARIVARIYKALGLLERGHLVEVDKQGLVAGYVGQTAIKTSHVVDSAKGGVLFIDEAYALSSGSANDFGSEAIETLLKRMEDLRGQLVVIAAGYTDNMIHFLESNPGLKSRFDKTFLFEDYSPDELFAIAMSMLKAENLVADDDASDHLKKFLAFLYDKRDKYFGNARNVRKIIEESVKNRDLRLAAIPKELRTPDLLGKIILEDVAEFKLAEQTSDTRKRIGFNLPGKN from the coding sequence ATGCCTAAAAATTCATCGGCCACAAACTATAAATTCCGCGACCTGAAAGTTTTCGGCCCTGCTGATCCTTTGGCAGAAGGTAAGCGCAAATACCAGCAGGTACTCGAAGAAACGGCCACTACCTATGTTTATGCAGAGCTTTCTTTATTCAATAAAAAATTTGATGAAGAAGAATGGAACATAAAAGTGAACCTGAAGGCATTTCATTCAAACGGAAAAGAGATCTGTGACTTAAAGGTAGACCGCATAGTAAAAACCGATGAAAATATTGTTTACATCCGCGAAGGCTGGGGAAACCCTGCTCCCGGCTCTTTCTGGAAAAAAGAACAATACTATTGGGAAGCATGGGTAGATGGCATGTTGGTTGGTTCAAAAACTTTTTATGTTGCCAATAGCGGACGAGTGACCAATGATTCTAATCCTTATTTGAATATTCAATCGGTGAAGTTATATGAGGGACCTAATAATGGTCTGGCTGTTACGGAACGTAAATACTTTTCAAAATTTAACAAAGATGAAACCCGTTTTGTATGGGCTGAAGTAGTGATCCAAAACCTGCTGCCGGATGTTAACTGGCCATGTGAAATACACTTTGATTTTTACAACGATGCCCGTCAGCTAAAAGGACAGTGCATTGAATTCTTTTTCATGAATCCCGACAGCAACCGTCAATATACACTTACAACCGGTTGGGGTTCTGATGTTAAAGGCACGTGGTATCCGGGCAATTTTACTCTCGAAATTATTTTTATGGACCACCTGATTGGCGTGGTACCATTTACGGTGGGGGAGGCAGCAGAAGAAGGAGAAGTGTCCATCCTGAATACGCCTCAGTATCAAATCACAGCACCCAACCAATCAACAGAATCAATTGAGACACTTGATCAGGTAATAAAAATTCTGGATGATCTCATTGGGCTTTCTACCATCAAAACAAAAATTCATGAATACCTCCGGTATCTGGAGTTTACAAAACTTCGCGCGGAAAAGGGACTTGCAACAGATGATAAGCTCAATCTGCATTCCGTTTTTACGGGAAATCCGGGCACCGGTAAAACCACTGTTGCCCGCCTTTTAAGCCGCATTTATGCGAAGATGGGACTCCTTAGCAAAGGTCACCTTGTTGAAGTAGACCGCGCTGACCTTGTGGCTGAATATATCGGTCAAACGGCCCCGCGAACCAAGGAAGTGATCAACCGTGCGCGTGGCGGTGTCCTGTTTATTGATGAGGCTTACGCACTGGCACGAAAGTCAGATGACAGCAAAGATTTTGGAAAAGAAGTGATTGAAATTTTGCTGAAAGAAATAAGCGACGGAAAAGGAGACATCGCCATTATTGTTGCCGGCTATCCGGAGGAGATGCACACCTTCCTTGATTCTAATCCGGGATTGAAGTCGCGTTTCAGCCAGGTATTTGAATTTCCCGACTACCTGCCGCAGGAGCTCGATGCCATTGCTGAGTTTGCACTCAAAGAACGTAACCTTATTTTTTCGCAGGACGCCAAAAAATACCTCTATGAAAAACTAGTGGAAGCATACCGCAACCGCGACCGTTCTTTCGGCAATGCCCGGCTGGTAAATGGTTGGATTGACGAAGCAAAACTAAATATGGGATTGCGTGTGATGCGTCATAAAGATCCCAAATCATTAAACAAAGAGAGCTTCACAACGCTGGAAATGGAAGACTTCCGAAAGATTTTTGCCTCCCGGGATCGTGAGCTTCCGGATATTCCGATAGATGAATTTTTGCTGAAAGATGCCTTGCAAGAATTGAATGCGCTCGTGGGGATGAACGATATTAAGAATGAGATCAATGAGATGGTAAAGCTGGTAAGGTTCTACCGGGAAGAAGGAAAAGATGTATTGAGCCGCTTTTCCCTGCACAGCATTTTTATGGGAAATCCGGGTACCGGTAAAACAACGGTGGCCAGGATTGTTGCCCGCATTTACAAAGCACTTGGTCTATTGGAAAGAGGACATTTGGTGGAAGTAGATAAGCAGGGACTTGTAGCAGGTTATGTTGGACAAACTGCTATAAAAACCTCTCATGTGGTAGACAGCGCAAAAGGTGGAGTGCTGTTTATCGATGAAGCGTATGCCCTTAGTTCTGGTTCAGCAAATGATTTTGGCAGTGAGGCAATTGAAACGCTGCTGAAGAGAATGGAAGATTTACGCGGTCAACTGGTGGTAATTGCGGCCGGTTATACCGACAATATGATTCATTTTTTAGAATCAAATCCCGGCCTTAAATCAAGATTTGATAAAACCTTCCTGTTCGAAGATTACTCACCTGATGAATTATTTGCCATTGCTATGAGCATGTTAAAAGCAGAAAACCTGGTAGCGGATGACGATGCATCCGATCACCTGAAAAAATTCCTGGCCTTCCTTTATGATAAACGCGATAAATATTTCGGCAATGCCCGCAATGTGCGCAAGATCATTGAAGAGTCGGTCAAAAACCGTGACCTGCGGCTGGCTGCGATACCAAAAGAATTACGAACACCAGATCTGCTCGGTAAAATCATTCTGGAAGACGTAGCGGAATTT